The Candidatus Effluviviaceae Genus I sp. genome segment CGTCCGGCTTCCTACCACGCCGAGGGCCGGCGCCTAGAGGTCGTACGAGACCGTCAGATAGAGGCCGTAGTTCGAGATCGTGCCCCCCATGCCGTCCACCTCGTGGCGCTCGCGCACGACGGCGCCGTCCAGAGCGTACCCGCTGAACCGGTACGAGCCGCCGATGCCGGCCGCCCACTGAGGCATGCCGCCGTCGGCGGCATCCGGGGCGACCCTCGTCGCCCCGCCGGCGCGCAGCGTCAGCTTCCCGCCCATGAGCGCCGCCTCGGCCCCGAGCGCGACGCTCGCGACGGACCCGTCGAACTCGTCGCGCCGGCCGTCGTTCTCCTCGTAGGCCGAGAGCGTCGCCGTCGCGGCGCCCCAGCCCTCGTTGAGATAGCAGCCGTGCAGCGCGATGTCCTTCGTCGCGCGCACCGTGAGCCCCGCAACGATCGTCGGCTGTGTGTGCGACGACCCCGTGCGCCCCACGTCGTCATACCAGTCGCCCCGAACGCCGATGCGCGTGCCCCACCGGTAGCCGGCTCCGAGGGTCACGCGGTCGGTGGCCTCGTAGGTGATCCCGGCGGCCATTGAGGTCGCCGAGCCCGTCACCTCCGCGGTTTCCAGGGTCTGCCCGACGGCCTCGCGAACCGACTCCGTCAGGTTCACGAGCCCCGAGGCGAACCCGATGGACCCCCGCCCGTCCCGGCCGATGCGCGTCCCGAACACCATCTCGAAGTACCGGAGTCCGCCCTCGAACGTGCCGTCATACAGCTCGCGCCCCGAGGCTTCGCCGACGGTCCCCGTCAACCTGAGACTCCTCGATGACGGCGCCGTGTACCCGAACCCGAACACCCACGAGCCCGACCGCTTGACAGCGGCCACCTGCGAGAGCAGGAAGGCGCCGTCCTCCGCGCTCAGGCCCTCGGCCCCCTCACCCAGGTGGTCGCGTGAGGTCGTCACCACGCGCGCCGTCGCCTGACCGGACACGGCACGCACGTCGGCGACGCAGGCTGGATTCCGGAAGAACGACTCCAGGCCCCCGGTCGCGGCCCCAGCACGGCACAGGGCCGCCTCGCCGGCGTTCAGGAAGTGCCCGTACGTGCGCGGGGGATCGCCCACGTCCACGGGCGTGAGAGCGGAGGAGGCGGTCGCCAGGACGCACAGGGCGGCTGTCACCAGGAACGGACGCATGTCTCCCCCTCTCGGACTCCCTCGGCCGTCAGCACGGCACGCCTACCGATACATCGCCTTGATGCTCCCCCAGCTCCGCGCCTCGACCGGGCTCTCGACCGACGCGAACGAGACGTAGTCCACCATGAACAGCCCCCCCGAAACGTGCTCGACGAAGAAGATGTAGGTCCCTTCGTCCACGCAGATGTCGCTGCTCCCGGCAGCGTCGAAGAAGGGGCCTCAGCCGAACCCCCACCCGGTGGCGGTGAACGCGGAGGTCACCGACCCGCCGGGGGCGGATTCGTCGAGTACCTTGACGTTGAACGAGACCGTGTCGCCGTATCCTGCCTGGTAGATGACGTGCGGCTCGTAGCACCCGGAGCGCAGGAAGTCGACCTTCAGCATGATCCACTCGCCGGGGACGTCCAGCCCGCCTGCCGCGTATCCCTGACTCGCGCCGGAGCACCACTCGATGCGGATGTCGGCGCCGCCGAGGTTGTGCCACGCGTAGCTGACGAAGTCCTCGCCTTCCACGTACACCGGCGTGTCCGACACGCCGACGACGGCGCTCACGGCGATCGTCGCAAGCGCCGCGATGCCTGTCCACACACCGAGATACCTAACCGACCGTCTCATAGTGCAGCTCCTGATGCGCGTTCTCCCCACCAGTGCGGCCGCTCTGACCCCGTGCCCCGCCCGCGGCCGGCGAGCGGGCGCCATGTGATTCTGATGCGTGCGATGCCTCGCCGCTTCCGGGCGCGACGTGCTGGCAGGGACCCCTCGCGAGCGCGATCTCAGATCCCCTGCCGGTCCGAGGGAAACCCGCGCCGCCCGGAGTCTGCGACACGACCGAGCGGCCCGCGGCCCGCCCGTGCTCCGGGCGCCAGCAGCACCCTGTCGACGAAGCACACCGTGGCCGCGCCGAGCCCGACGTGGAGCGCCGCGAGCGCGAGGAGCGCCGCGGCCGCCCTCGCCGAGGCCGGGTGGTCTCCCCCGATGAGGGGCGCGATCGTGAAGCGGAATACCGCCGCCGGCCCCAGGCCGGCGAGATACCCCTGGACCACGAACGGATGGGCGAGCGCCCAGAGGAGCGCGAGCCCCCCCGCGGCCATCCGCCTCGGGCGCGAGCTCAGCGGCCCCGAGCTCAGCACGGCCTCGACGATGGCCGACTCAGCAAGGATGCCGATCGCCGCGAAAAGGGCCCCTCCGAAGCCCGAGGCGAGCCGGATCCCGGCGGTCGTGGCGCCGATGAGCAGCGACGACCACTCGCGGGGCACGCTCGCCCTGGCGGTCAGAAGCACCGCCACGCCGCACGCGGCCAGGGCCGCGCCTCCGAACGGGATCCGCCAGGCCTTGATCATGCCGCCGAGGGTGATCTCGACGACGCTCCAGAGGGCCGCCATGAGGCCGAGAAGCGCGATCTCGCGGTTCGAGAAGCGCCGGGGACGCATGGTGAATGTGGTATCACATGCGGGCGGATCGGTCAAGGCCCGCGGCTGCGCCTCGCACTCACCGACCCGCGTGGGCTATACTGCTGCGCGGATGTCAGACGGCAGTACGAGACGCGAGGGGGCGAGCATGTCGGAGCAAGTGAGGGACCGCGGCGCGGATCTCCGCGTCGTGTACACGGCCGGCGGCGAGATGGAGGCGCAGGCGATCAGGTCGATGCTCGAGGCCGCCGGCATCCCGGTCGAGCTTCGCATGGAACCCGCCACCAGGCTGTACGCCGTCACCGTCGACGGACTCGGAGCCGTCGGCATCGCCGTGCCGGCGGACCGCCTCGACGAGGCGCGGACGCTGATCGAAACGCCCGCCGCGCCGCTCGACGACGGCGGCGACTGAGACGAGGGGGCTGCGATGGGCACGGACGACGGCATGTGCTTCGCGTGCGGCACGAGGAACAGCCGCGGCCTGGGCCTCCGGTTCGACTTCGACGGCGGCGAGGCCGCGGCGGACGTCGTGTTCGACGAGGCGTTCCAGGGCTACGAGGGCATCGTGCACGGCGGGATCGTCTCGACCGTGCTCGACGAGGCCATGGTGACCGTGCTCAACGAGATGGGTGAGCTCGCCCTGACGGCCGAGCTCGTCGTCAGATTCGTAAGCCCCGCCCGGGTCGGCGAGCCACTGCGCGTGACGGGACGGCTTGTCGCGGGACGAGGGAAGCTGCGGAAGCTCGAAGCGCTGCTTGCAAGGCCCG includes the following:
- a CDS encoding PaaI family thioesterase; protein product: MGTDDGMCFACGTRNSRGLGLRFDFDGGEAAADVVFDEAFQGYEGIVHGGIVSTVLDEAMVTVLNEMGELALTAELVVRFVSPARVGEPLRVTGRLVAGRGKLRKLEALLARPDGTEVARARSTYVRIGRLRTKPAQGAPDPAGRMP
- a CDS encoding DUF2007 domain-containing protein, whose product is MSEQVRDRGADLRVVYTAGGEMEAQAIRSMLEAAGIPVELRMEPATRLYAVTVDGLGAVGIAVPADRLDEARTLIETPAAPLDDGGD